The Waddliaceae bacterium DNA window ACAGAGCTTTATTATAATGTTGCTTTACAGAGAAAGGTTTTGCTTAAAGACGGTGTTGTCGTAACAGAAAACAGTCAGAGACTTCTTGAAAAAAACGCTATTAAAGCTATAGATGTTGTAGGAAGTATTGGAGAGGGTAACGGCGCGACCAATGTAAAGCCTCTTTACAGCCAAGGGGATATAGAACAGCGTCTTCGAGATCTTTTTGAATATGCTTCAGAGCACTCGACAAGCCTCGTTTTACATGCTTTTGAGGCAGGGAACGAAGGCGTTTTTTACGACGCTCTTCGTCATGTTATTACTTCCTATACAAAGCCATTAAAGCTTGAGTTTGGGCATGTTGCTTATATTACTGAAGATTGGGCAGATATTATTATTTCGAATCCATATATCACTCCATGTTTTCACGCTAACATACAGTCAAACAGAGTTCTTTGTGATGTTTCGTTGGTGGATTTACATAAAAAAGTTAAGGCTTTACAAAACAAAGAAGTGCCTGTTTTTTTAGGTTCTGATGGTCGAGGTATTTTAGCTGGCTCGTCATATCACGAGCAGTCGAAACTTCTTGATATTGAAACGTCTGGAAGGGATGAGTACGCTTATTTTTTACGTGGTGATTGAGCGTTGTGTGTTTTTATTGGAATGATGAACCATCCGAGGGCATATGTTACAACTAGAGGCATTATATTTGTTGCTAGAGCGAGAAAAACGAAAGCTAGCCTAACGATGGAGGGGTCCCACGAATACATTTCGGCAATGCCGCCGCAGATGCCGGCAACCATTTTATTTTTGCGTGATCGATGTATGTGTTTCATTGGGCTCTCCTAGTTTATATTATTTTACTGCTGTTACGCGCAATCATGGGTTAAAGCAAGACAGGCGCGTAACAGCAGTTATTTTATACTTCAGCCAGAACTTTTTCTTCTTTTGCTTCAAGCGTTTCAGTAGGCGCTATGGCGTTATGCACCTTTTCTTCTATCTCACTGAGCAGGGGTTCGTTGTTTTTGAGGAGATCTCTAACGCTTTCACGTCCTTGTCCTAGTCTTTCACCGTTGTAGCTAAACCACGCACCTTTTTTGTCTACGATCTCGTGTTCTACGGCGAGGTCGAGAGTGCATCCTGCTTGTGATATTCCTTCGTTGAACAAAATATCAAATTCTGCAGTTCTGAATGGTGGGGCCATTTTATTTTTTACGACTTTTACACGCACGCGGTTTCCGGTGTCTGGGGTGCCACCAGAACCTTTTATTGCGCCGATACGGCGTATGTCTAGGCGTATTGAAGAGTAAAACTTAAGAGCGCGTCCTCCGGATGTTGTTTCTGGGTTTCCGAACATAACACCGATTTTTTCACGGATCTGGTTGATGAAGACGGCGCATGTGTTTGATTTTGCTAGTGTTGACGTCAGCTTTCGCAGCGCTTGTGACATCAAGCGTGCTTGTAGACCGACGAACGAGTCTCCGATTTCACCCTCTAGCTCACTTTTTGGTACGAGGGCAGCTACGGAGTCGATAACGACGATATCGACAGCATTGGATCTTGCTAGTGTTTCAGCGATATTTAAAGCTTCTTCACCACTGTCTGGTTGTGAGATAAGCAGGTCATCAATATTAACACCTATTTTAGCAGCGTATCCTGGGTCTAGAGCATGCTCAGCGTCGATATATGCAGCGAGACCGCCGTTTTTTTGTGCATTAGCGACGAAGTGTGTGGCAAGAGTTGATTTTCCTGACGATTCAGGGCCATATACTTCAATGATACGGCCTCGTGGAACACCTCCGATACCTAGAGCTAAGTCAAGGGTTATGGCCCCTGTTTTTATGACTTCAGCAGTTCTTGATGCCGAGTGGCTGCCGAGCGACATAATAGCGCCTTCTCCAAACTGTTTTTTTATCTGTGATATAGCGTTTTCTAGTGCTGCTTTTCGTGATTTCTCTTCTGCTGGGGTCATAGCTTCTCTCCTTTTGATTGTATACATATAAAAACCGCTATTATTAACGCTTTTTCATCCTTAATCGTCAAGAGATATTTTATGT harbors:
- a CDS encoding PspC domain-containing protein, encoding MKHIHRSRKNKMVAGICGGIAEMYSWDPSIVRLAFVFLALATNIMPLVVTYALGWFIIPIKTHNAQSPRKK
- the recA gene encoding recombinase RecA; this translates as MTPAEEKSRKAALENAISQIKKQFGEGAIMSLGSHSASRTAEVIKTGAITLDLALGIGGVPRGRIIEVYGPESSGKSTLATHFVANAQKNGGLAAYIDAEHALDPGYAAKIGVNIDDLLISQPDSGEEALNIAETLARSNAVDIVVIDSVAALVPKSELEGEIGDSFVGLQARLMSQALRKLTSTLAKSNTCAVFINQIREKIGVMFGNPETTSGGRALKFYSSIRLDIRRIGAIKGSGGTPDTGNRVRVKVVKNKMAPPFRTAEFDILFNEGISQAGCTLDLAVEHEIVDKKGAWFSYNGERLGQGRESVRDLLKNNEPLLSEIEEKVHNAIAPTETLEAKEEKVLAEV